ACAGCTACTGGTAGTACTTAATCCGGCTGCCGGGCCTCGTAAACGTGCCTTGCTGGATCTTACTCTGGCCTACCTGAAAGTCCGTGGTTGGGATGTCGAGTTGTTTGAAACCGCGGCGGCGGGTGATGCCCAACACCATGTCCAGCAATATTCCGGCGATGCCAGTATTGTTATTGCCGCGGGTGGTGACGGTACGGTCAACGAAGTTATTAATGGTTTGAGCTTGAGACGTGAGCCATTAATACTGGCCATTGTACCTCTGGGTACCACCAATGTCGTGGCGAAAGAGCTGGACCTGCCCGCCACCGCTGAAGGTCTTGCGCAATTGATTGATAAACGAAAGGTAAAGGATTGCTATTGGCCAGAAGTTAATGGCCGCCTGTTCGCTTTCTCGTTGGGTGTGGGTTTTGACGCGTCAGTGGTATCGGCAGTGAATCTCAATCTGAAACGGCGCCTGGGTAAGCTTGCCTATGCCGTGGCAGCAATCAAGCCCTTATGGCAGTGGCGCAGTCGTGGATACCGGGTGACTATTGACGGTAAAGAGCGGCGCGCAGATTCACTGTTGGTTAGCAATGGACGTTATTACGCCGGTCGTTATGTGGTTGCGGCTGAAATGGATGTGAGCCAACCGAGTGTGCAGGTGTTGTTGATATCCGCTGCCGGGCCAGGCGCGCTGGTCTCGGCTTTACTAAGGCTGCCGCTTGGAGGATTTGAATCTGGTAAAAGAGTGTCTTCATTCTCCGCGAAAACGCTTACGGTCGAGCGTCGAGGCAACGATGAAATTTTACAGGTGGATGGAGATGCCGCTGAGTCGTTGCCCCTAAAAGTTGAGGCCGGCACTAAGCCAATGCCGGTTATCTGTGGCTATTAATCGGCGTTAGGGGAGTAACCACGTCGTAGCAGATCGATACAGAGTCGGACGAAGTCGACTGAAGTGACAATGCCAACAATCTTTTTATCTTCAAGCACAGGCAGGCAGCCGTGTTTACTGTTCAGGAAAAAGCGCCCGGCTTCTTCGAGCGAGGTGTCCGGTGTTGCGCTGACAACGCCGCTGGAATAGACCTCTTTCACCTGGATGCCGTTGCCGAGATTGGCAAGATCAACGTCACCGCTGGTTTTAGCGAGATAGAAGGCTTCTCGTAATACATGCTTTTGAGACAACAAACCCAGAAACTGCCCGGTGTTACTGTCGATCACTGGCAGGTGTCTGATGTTGTGTTGGGTCATCAGTGTATTGACCAGCTTTAGCGAATCGGTTTCCAGGCAGCTGATGACATCTCGCGTCATGATGTTGGCAACGCTTTGTTCGCTCATAACTAACCTCCAGTGATCTGACCTTAAATTATGTCACTATAAATAAGCATAGCTCGCTTTAGTTATTATCAGTGTTGATTTGATTATCGGGCAAGTATTGGTTTAAGAAAACGGCCGGTGTGAGAGGTTTTTTGTTTCGCGACGCGCTCCGGTTTGCCTGTCGCAACAATTTCTCCACCACCGTCTCCTCCTTCGGGCCCTAGATCGACTACCCAATCCGCAGTCTTGATGACATCCAGATTGTGTTCGATGACGACGACCGTGTTGCCGTGGTCACGCAAACGGTGGAGTACTCCCAGCAGCTGGCGAATATCATGGAAGTGCAAGCCGGTCGTAGGTTCGTCCAGTATGTAGAGTGTTTTACCGGTATCGCGTTTGGACAGCTCCTTCGCAAGCTTGACTCGCTGAGCTTCACCGCCGGATAAGGTGGTCGCATTCTGTCCCAGGTGAACGTAGGTCAGGCCAACGTCCATTAAGGTTTGCAGCTTGCGTTTGATGGCTGGCACCGCATCGAAAAACAGGAGCGCATCTTCGATGGTCATCTCAAGTACTTCGTCGATGCTTTTACCCTTGTAACGAATATCAAGAGTTTCCCGGTTGTAACGCTTTCCTTTACAGACATCGCAAGGAACGTAGATGTCAGGCAGGAAATGCATCTCAACCTTGATAACGCCATCGCCTTGACAGGACTCGCAGCGACCGCCTTTGACGTTGAAACTGAAGCGACCGGGCTTGTAGCCGCGGGAGCGCGCTTCCTGGGTGCCCGCGAACAGTTCGCGAATACCGGTAAAAATCCCGGTATAGGTAGCAGGGTTTGAACGAGGGGTTCGGCCAATCGGACTCTGGTCGATGTCGATGCATTTATCAAAGTGCTTTAACCCGCTTATTCGTTTGTGAGGGGCAGCGGTGAGCGTCGTGGCGCCATTCAATTCGGTCGCGCACAACGGATACAGGGTACCGTTAATCAGGGTGGATTTTCCTGAGCCAGAGACACCCGTGACACAGGTCATCAGGCCAACCGGAATGCTCAGATCAACCTTCTTCAGATTATTCCCGCTAGCACCGATCAGTTTCAGAAGGCGCTTATCGTCGACCGCCGTACGGGTTTTCGGGATGGCGATCTCTTCTTTACCCGTCAGATATTTTCCCGTTAGCGATGCCGTGTTTCTCATTACCGCTTTGGGCGTGCCTTGGGCAACAATTTCTCCGCCGTGGACACCGGCGCCAGGACCTATATCTACCACGTGGTCGGCCAGGCGAATGGCATCTTCATCGTGTTCTACGACAATCACCGTGTTACCCAGATCCCTCAGGTGAGTGAGTGTCTTGAGCAGACGTTCGTTATCCCGTTGGTGCAGGCCGATAGAAGGCTCATCCAGAATGTACATAACGCCAACCAACCCGGCACCAATCTGGCTGGCCAGTCGAATTCGTTGGGCTTCGCCCCCCGATAAGGTATCGGCGCTGCGGTCCAGAGTCAGGTAGTTGAGGCCAACGTTGACCAGGAAGTGCAGGCGCTCACGAATCTCTTTCAGGATCTTTTCGGCAATTTCACCTTTGCGCCCTTCGAGTGACAGGGTATCGAAATACTCCAGTGCCGCGCCGACCTGCATAGAGGTCAGTTCCGGCAGGTTTTCCTGGGCGATATACACGTGGCGGGCATCGCGACGCAAGCGACTGCCATGGCAGGAGGGGCAAGGTTGGGTGCTAAGGTATTTGGACAGCTCTTCACGCACGCTTTGGGATTCAGTGTCACGATAGCGGCGTTCCATATTGGGAATAATGCCCTCGAAGTGATGCTTGCGTTGCATAACATCACCGCGATCATTGACGTAATTGAAGTTGATCTCTTCGTCGCCACTGCCATACAAAATATGTTGTTGGTGTTGTTTGTCGAGCTCGTTAAAGGGTGTGTCGATATCGAACTTGTAATGTGTGGCCAGGGAAACCAGCATCTGGAAGTAATACACGCTGCGTCTATCCCAGCCGCGGATAGCGCCTTCTGCGAGCGTCGAGTCTGGATGTGAAATGATGCGTGAGCCATCGAAAAACTGTTTGACTCCAAGGCCATCGCAAGAGGAGCAAGCGCCGGCCGGGTTATTAAACGAAAACAGTCGTGGTTCCAATTCATTGATGCTGTGACCGCAGGTAGGGCAGGCAAAGCGGGCGGAAAACACCAGCTCTTTCTGATCGCCATCCATAAAGGCGATCAGAGCGATTCCGTCGGCGAGATTAAGCGCCGTTTCAAAGGACTCAGCTAGCCTGAGCTGCAAATCGTTGCGAACCTTGAAACGGTCCACCACAACATCAATGCTGTGTTTCTTGCGTTTATCCAGAGTCGGGGGCTGATCAAGGTCCACCACAATACCGTTCACCCGTGCACGTACGAAACCCTGAGTGCGCAGTTCGTGGAAAACATGGAGGTGCTCGCCCTTGCGCTCTTGCACGACGGGAGCCAGCAGCATGAGCTTGCTGCCTTCTTCCAGGGCCAGTACCTGATCCACCATCTGGCTGACGGTTTGTGCCTCAAGTGGCAAATCGTGGTCGGGGCAGCGTGGCGTTCCGGCACGAGCAAACAGTAGACGCAGGTAATCATATATTTCGGTAATGGTGCCCACGGTGGAGCGGGGGTTATGGCTGGTCGACTTTTGCTCAATTGATATGGCCGGAGATAAGCCTTCAATATGGTCAATGTCGGGTTTTTCCATCATGGAAAGGAACTGGCGCGCATAGGTCGACAGTGATTCGACGTAGCGGCGCTGGCCTTCGGCGTAAAGGGTGTCAAAGGCGAGCGAGGATTTGCCTGAACCGGATAACCCGGTAATAACAATCAGCTTGTCTCGTGGAATCTCTATATCGATATTCTTCAGATTGTGGGTGCGGGCACCCCGTACGACGATATTCTCCACGCTTCCTCCAATGTTGGGCTGACGTCAACCGAACCCCGGAGTATAAACGCTTTGCCCTCACCAAGCAGCTTGATTAGGGAGAAATCAGCGTTAGTGATTGCTCGTATTAGCTGCTAAAATTCGACCCCTTTTTAGCCATGACGAAATCTGGGCAGGTAATCATCTATGGACAGTACGGAACTCAAAGCGACAGCCTCGCTGGCGTCTGTATTTGCGTTCCGGATGTTAGGCCTGTTTATGGTGTTGCCGGTATTGGCGATTTATGGTGATGAACTTCAGGGTGCCTCTCCGGCACTGATTGGCGTGGCGATCGGTGGTTATGGTTTAACCCAGGCGCTACTGCAGATTCCCTTTGGCATGTTGTCCGATCGGATCGGTCGCAAGCCGGTGATTATTGCCGGTCTGTTGTTGTTTGCCGCCGGTAGTTTGTTGGCAGCTGGTTCGGAGAGCATCTATGGTGTTATCGCCGGACGTTGTTTGCAGGGGGCCGGAGCAATTGCCAGTACGGTGTTGGCGTTACTGTCCGATTTGACCCGGGAACAGAACCGCACCAGGGCGATGGCACTGGTGGGGATGAGCATCGGCTTATCGTTTTGTGTTGCCATGGTTGCCGGACCCCTGATTACCGCCTGGTTCGGATTGACGGGATTGTTTCTGGTAACGGCCTTGTTGTCGTTGTTTGCCTTGATGATCATTCTCTGGCTGGTGCCGACGCCACGCGTGTTGCGTTCTCATAGCGATACCCTGGCGGTGCCTGGTCAGTTCCGGAAGATACTGTCCAATCCGCAGCTGTTGCGTCTGGATTTTGGTATTTTTATGCTGCATGCGGTCTTGATGGCGCTGTTTGTTGCGGTCCCCCAGGCTTTGGTGAGTGAGGCGGGCTTGCCGCGTGAACAGCATTGGTGGGTCTATCTGCTGTGCTTGCTGACCTCCTTCTTCGCCATGGTGCCATTTATCATTCTGGGCGAGAAAAAACGCCAGTTAAAGGCGGTGTTTGTGGGGGCGGTGGGTTTATTGACCCTCAGTGAGCTAAGCTTTCTGGTCAGTTATGGCGCCTTGTGGCCGCTGATTGGCAGTCTGTTTTTGTTCTTTATGGCTTTCAACTTGTTGGAAGCTACCCTGCCGTCGCTGATTAGCAAGTTGGCCCCCGCTGGAAGTAAGGGAACGGCAATGGGGGTCTATTCTACCGGCCAGTTTCTGGGTGCGGCATTGGGCGGCATGGCGGGTGGTGTGATCTATCAATATTACGGATTTGAGGGGGTTTTCGCGTTGGCGGCCATTGGGTCTGCGATTTGGTTTGCATTCAGTGCTACCATGGCGCAACCCCCGTATTTGAGTAGTATGGTTGTAGGGCTCGGTGCTGCCCAGGATGACCCGGAGACGGTTGCAGCAGCATTGACCAAAGTGTTAGGAGTGGTCGAGGTGGTGGTGATTCGCGAAGAGTTAGCGGCCTACCTCAAAGTAGATAATGATCGGCTGGATACCGAAGCGCTTGCGGCGCTCGGGGTGATTGCCGACTAGCGATTGAAGTATCAGGAGAATTTCATGCGTGGTGTAAATAAGGTCATAATTGTCGGCAATCTGGGCGCCGATCCCGAAGTTCGCTATATGCCAAACGGAAACGCGGTGGCTAATTTGAGTGTGGCGACCAGCGAGCAATGGAAAGACAAAAACACCGGGCAGCCCCAGGAAAAGACGGAATGGCATCGAGTGGTCATGTTTGGTAAGTTGGCCGAGATCTCGGGCCAATACTTGCGCAAGGGCTCCAAGGTGTATCTGGAAGGTAAGTTACAAACCCGCAAGTGGCAGGACCAGCAAGGTCAGGATCGCTACACCACCGAGGTCGTGGTTGATATTAATGGTCAGATGCAGATGCTCGACGGCCGTAGTGATAATAATGCGAGCCAGGGTGGCAGCTACCAGCAGCCACAGCAACCAGCGACCCAAACTGCGCAGGGTAATTATCAACAGGCGGCACCGCAACAACCTGCGGCCAACCAGGGTTTCCAACAGCCACAACAAGCCCCTCAGCAGCAGCAACCGCGCCAGTCGCAACCTGCACAGGGTGGTTTTCAACAGCCTGTTCAGGGTCAGCAGCCAGCTCAGCAGCAACCGGCCGCAGGCGGTTTCGATGACTTTGACGACGATATTCCTTTTTAGGGGCCGTCCCAAACTGCCATTGCAAGCGTTATTAAAAAGCCCCTGCTGTCAGGGGCTTTTGAGTTTTAATGGCTACAAAGTGGTTTTTAAAACAGTGCCGGATTCTACTTTCTAGTCCTTATTTTCCAGCCAGTTCTTATCGGCCTGTAAGAAGTCGTTCAGCAGCTGTGCCAATGCCGGGTACAAAGATGGTTTGTCATCGCTCTGGCTGCGTTGGCAATCCTGATTCCAGCGGGGTAACCAGCTCAGCAGGTGATCGCAAATGATCTGTTTTTGTTGACGCTTTTCCGTTTCTATAGTTTTGCAGCGACTGGCTTTTAAGGCGAGATTGCCTAATAGGTCGAGAACGATGGCCAGGTGGTCAGCAGGCTCCTTAAAGTGGGCATCCAGCCGCACCTGGTGTTCATTGAGCAAAGCCAGCATATCTTGATGGGGCTGTTGATAAAGCAGCTTGTCCTTGCTTAGGTAATAGGATGCGTAAGGCGGCGCACTGGCTTTGCCATCGGTTAAAAACAGGGTGGCAAAGTCAGCAGCCAATTCCAGTCGAGCATTGGGGTGCGTAGCGATCTGCACGATTGCTTGCTTCAGCTGTTCAGCCGAAACTGACAGGCTTTCATCTTGTGCTAGCTCGCCCAGCAGTTGCTCGCCTTCGTGTCCTGACAGAGCTCGCCACTGTGTTTCTGATAACTCTTGGCTAAACAGTGACGAAAACCACCAATACAACGCGGCGCGGGTCTCCATCGTAGGGTGCTCGGATGCCCCATCGGCGTGTTGGCATTGCTCGCTTACGGATGACTGCATTTCTGATATCCC
The nucleotide sequence above comes from Aestuariirhabdus haliotis. Encoded proteins:
- the ssb gene encoding single-stranded DNA-binding protein gives rise to the protein MRGVNKVIIVGNLGADPEVRYMPNGNAVANLSVATSEQWKDKNTGQPQEKTEWHRVVMFGKLAEISGQYLRKGSKVYLEGKLQTRKWQDQQGQDRYTTEVVVDINGQMQMLDGRSDNNASQGGSYQQPQQPATQTAQGNYQQAAPQQPAANQGFQQPQQAPQQQQPRQSQPAQGGFQQPVQGQQPAQQQPAAGGFDDFDDDIPF
- the uvrA gene encoding excinuclease ABC subunit UvrA — its product is MENIVVRGARTHNLKNIDIEIPRDKLIVITGLSGSGKSSLAFDTLYAEGQRRYVESLSTYARQFLSMMEKPDIDHIEGLSPAISIEQKSTSHNPRSTVGTITEIYDYLRLLFARAGTPRCPDHDLPLEAQTVSQMVDQVLALEEGSKLMLLAPVVQERKGEHLHVFHELRTQGFVRARVNGIVVDLDQPPTLDKRKKHSIDVVVDRFKVRNDLQLRLAESFETALNLADGIALIAFMDGDQKELVFSARFACPTCGHSINELEPRLFSFNNPAGACSSCDGLGVKQFFDGSRIISHPDSTLAEGAIRGWDRRSVYYFQMLVSLATHYKFDIDTPFNELDKQHQQHILYGSGDEEINFNYVNDRGDVMQRKHHFEGIIPNMERRYRDTESQSVREELSKYLSTQPCPSCHGSRLRRDARHVYIAQENLPELTSMQVGAALEYFDTLSLEGRKGEIAEKILKEIRERLHFLVNVGLNYLTLDRSADTLSGGEAQRIRLASQIGAGLVGVMYILDEPSIGLHQRDNERLLKTLTHLRDLGNTVIVVEHDEDAIRLADHVVDIGPGAGVHGGEIVAQGTPKAVMRNTASLTGKYLTGKEEIAIPKTRTAVDDKRLLKLIGASGNNLKKVDLSIPVGLMTCVTGVSGSGKSTLINGTLYPLCATELNGATTLTAAPHKRISGLKHFDKCIDIDQSPIGRTPRSNPATYTGIFTGIRELFAGTQEARSRGYKPGRFSFNVKGGRCESCQGDGVIKVEMHFLPDIYVPCDVCKGKRYNRETLDIRYKGKSIDEVLEMTIEDALLFFDAVPAIKRKLQTLMDVGLTYVHLGQNATTLSGGEAQRVKLAKELSKRDTGKTLYILDEPTTGLHFHDIRQLLGVLHRLRDHGNTVVVIEHNLDVIKTADWVVDLGPEGGDGGGEIVATGKPERVAKQKTSHTGRFLKPILAR
- a CDS encoding MFS transporter, coding for MDSTELKATASLASVFAFRMLGLFMVLPVLAIYGDELQGASPALIGVAIGGYGLTQALLQIPFGMLSDRIGRKPVIIAGLLLFAAGSLLAAGSESIYGVIAGRCLQGAGAIASTVLALLSDLTREQNRTRAMALVGMSIGLSFCVAMVAGPLITAWFGLTGLFLVTALLSLFALMIILWLVPTPRVLRSHSDTLAVPGQFRKILSNPQLLRLDFGIFMLHAVLMALFVAVPQALVSEAGLPREQHWWVYLLCLLTSFFAMVPFIILGEKKRQLKAVFVGAVGLLTLSELSFLVSYGALWPLIGSLFLFFMAFNLLEATLPSLISKLAPAGSKGTAMGVYSTGQFLGAALGGMAGGVIYQYYGFEGVFALAAIGSAIWFAFSATMAQPPYLSSMVVGLGAAQDDPETVAAALTKVLGVVEVVVIREELAAYLKVDNDRLDTEALAALGVIAD
- a CDS encoding diacylglycerol/lipid kinase family protein, which translates into the protein MSAAAQELKQLLVVLNPAAGPRKRALLDLTLAYLKVRGWDVELFETAAAGDAQHHVQQYSGDASIVIAAGGDGTVNEVINGLSLRREPLILAIVPLGTTNVVAKELDLPATAEGLAQLIDKRKVKDCYWPEVNGRLFAFSLGVGFDASVVSAVNLNLKRRLGKLAYAVAAIKPLWQWRSRGYRVTIDGKERRADSLLVSNGRYYAGRYVVAAEMDVSQPSVQVLLISAAGPGALVSALLRLPLGGFESGKRVSSFSAKTLTVERRGNDEILQVDGDAAESLPLKVEAGTKPMPVICGY
- a CDS encoding CBS domain-containing protein; translated protein: MSEQSVANIMTRDVISCLETDSLKLVNTLMTQHNIRHLPVIDSNTGQFLGLLSQKHVLREAFYLAKTSGDVDLANLGNGIQVKEVYSSGVVSATPDTSLEEAGRFFLNSKHGCLPVLEDKKIVGIVTSVDFVRLCIDLLRRGYSPNAD
- the torD gene encoding molecular chaperone TorD, which gives rise to MQSSVSEQCQHADGASEHPTMETRAALYWWFSSLFSQELSETQWRALSGHEGEQLLGELAQDESLSVSAEQLKQAIVQIATHPNARLELAADFATLFLTDGKASAPPYASYYLSKDKLLYQQPHQDMLALLNEHQVRLDAHFKEPADHLAIVLDLLGNLALKASRCKTIETEKRQQKQIICDHLLSWLPRWNQDCQRSQSDDKPSLYPALAQLLNDFLQADKNWLENKD